From a region of the Triticum aestivum cultivar Chinese Spring chromosome 7D, IWGSC CS RefSeq v2.1, whole genome shotgun sequence genome:
- the LOC123166432 gene encoding protein argonaute 1B, which translates to MVRKKRTGTGESSGEASGAPGQGSSQPAERAPPQQHQQHGGGRGWVPQQGGRGGGQHLGRGGQYQGQGGPAAHRPGGPPEYQQREYQGRGHPGGGPPEYQPRDYQGRGHPGGGPPEYQPRDPQGRGHPGGAPPEYQPRGPQGRGHPGGAPPEYQPRGPQGRGHPGGAPPEYQPRGPQGRGHPGGGPPEYQPRDPQGRGHPGGGPPEYQQRDYQGRGGPRPRGGGMPQPSYGGHMGGRGGHNVPPGQSRTVPELHQAPDVQYQAPVVSPSASGAGSSPQPAAEVSSGQVEQQFQKLDISDQSSTSQAIQPAPASSKSVRFPLRPGMGKCGDRCVVKANHFFAELPDKDLHQYDVTITPEVTSRGVNRAVIAELVKLYRQSHMNGRLPAYDGRKSLYTAGPLPFTSRTFEIALQDEDEGLVGGQATPRRERQFRVVIKYAARADLHHLAMFLAGRQPDAPQEALQVLDIVLRELPTARYSPVSRSFYSPNLGRRQRLGDGLESWRGFYQSIRPTQMGLSLNIDMSSTAFIEPLPVIEFVAQLLCRDISVRPLTDSDRVKIKKALRGVKVEVTHRGNMRRKYRISGLTSQATRELSFPVDDRGTVKTVVQYFLETYGFNIQHTTLPCLQVGNQQRPNYLPMEVCKIVEGQRYSKRLNEKQITALLKVTCQRPQEREKDILQTVHHNAYYEDPYAQEFGIKIDEQLASVEARVLPPPRLKYHDSGREKDVLPRVGQWNMMNKKMVNGGRVGHWACINFSRNVQDNAAKVFCHELAIMCQISGMNFAPEPVLPVLSARPEHVERALKARYHDAMNASKPPGKELDLLIVILPDNNGSLYGDLKRICETELGLVSQCCLTKHVFKMSKQYLANVALKINVKVGGRNTVLVDALARRIRLVTDRPTIIFGADVTHPHPGEDSSPSIAAVVASQDWPEITKYAGLVSAQAHRQELIQDLFKVWQDPQRGTVTGGMIKELLISFKRATGQKPQRIIFYRDGVSEGQFYQVLLFELDAIRKACASLEPNYQPPVTFVVVQKRHHTRLFANNHNDQRTVDRSGNILPGTVVDSKICHPTEFDFYLCSHAGIQGTSRPAHYHVLWDENKFTADELQTLTNNLCYTYARCTRSVSIVPPAYYAHLAAFRARFYMEPDTSDSGSVASGARGGPPQGGPRSSTRFGNVAVRPLPALKENVKRVMFYC; encoded by the exons ATGGTTAGGAAGAAAAGAACCGGCACTGGAGAGAGTTCCGGAGAGGCTTCGGGAGCTCCTGGACAGGGTTCCTCGCAGCCAGCTGAGAGAGCTCCTCCTCAACAGCATCAACAGCATGGTGGTGGACGTGGTTGGGTGCCTCAACAGGGTGGCCGTGGTGGTGGGCAACACCTAGGCCGTGGTGGACAGTATCAGGGCCAGGGAGGGCCAGCTGCACACCGTCCAGGTGGCCCACCCGAATATCAGCAGCGTGAATATCAGGGCCGTGGACATCCAGGTGGTGGTCCACCTGAATATCAACCGCGCGACTATCAGGGCCGTGGACATCCAGGTGGTGGGCCACCTGAATATCAACCGCGCGACCCTCAGGGCCGTGGACATCCAGGTGGTGCTCCACCTGAATATCAACCGCGCGGCCCTCAGGGCCGTGGACATCCTGGTGGTGCTCCACCTGAATATCAACCGCGCGGCCCTCAGGGCCGTGGACATCCTGGTGGTGCTCCACCTGAATATCAACCGCGCGGCCCTCAGGGCCGTGGACATCCAGGTGGTGGTCCACCTGAATATCAACCGCGCGACCCTCAGGGCCGTGGACATCCAGGTGGCGGTCCACCTGAATATCAACAGCGTGACTATCAGGGACGTGGTGGTCCACGCCCTAGAGGGGGTGGAATGCCGCAGCCATCCTATGGCGGGCATATGGGAGGACGTGGAGGACACAATGTTCCTCCAGGCCAGTCAAGAACAGTTCCCGAGCTGCACCAAGCCCCAGACGTCCAATATCAAGCCCCGGTGGTTTCACCATCCGCATCGGGAGCTGGCTCTTCCCCTCAGCCTGCGGCGGAGGTGAGCAGTGGACAAGTCGAGCAACAGTTTCAGAAACTTGACATCAGTGATCAAAGTTCGACCAGCCAAGCCATTCAACCGGCACCTGCATCAAGCAAATCAGTTCGATTCCCATTGCGCCCTGGAATGGGTAAATGTGGGGATAGGTGTGTGGTGAAAGCCAATCATTTCTTCGCGGAGCTCCCTGATAAAGACCTTCACCAATACGAC GTGACCATAACGCCAGAGGTTACATCGCGCGGTGTTAATCGTGCTGTGATTGCAGAACTTGTAAAGCTGTATAGACAATCTCATATGAATGGACGTCTACCTGCCTATGATGGAAGGAAGAGCCTTTATACAGCTGGGCCATTACCATTTACTTCGAGGACATTTGAAATCGCTCTGCAAGATGAAGATGAAGGCCTTGTTGGTGGGCAAGCCACGCCAAG GCGTGAGAGACAATTCAGGGTGGTGATCAAATATGCTGCCCGTGCTGATCTCCATCATTTGGCTATGTTTCTAGCCGGGAGGCAACCAGATGCACCTCAAGAAGCTCTTCAGGTGCTTGACATTGTGCTACGGGAATTGCCTACTGCCAG GTATTCCCCAGTTAGTAGATCATTTTATTCTCCCAACCTAGGGAGACGTCAGAGACTTGGGGACGGTTTGGAAAGTTGGCGTGGATTTTACCAGAGTATAAGACCTACGCAGATGGGGCTTTCGCTGAATATTG ATATGTCTTCTACAGCATTTATCGAGCCTCTCCCTGTGATTGAGTTTGTTGCTCAGCTTCTGTGCAGAGACATCTCAGTTAGACCGCTCACTGATTCAGATCGTGTGAAG ATTAAAAAAGCCCTACGAGGTGTAAAGGTTGAGGTTACACATCGAGGAAACATGCGTAGGAAATACCGTATATCTGGCCTCACATCACAAGCAACACGAGAGCTATC ATTCCCTGTTGATGATCGTGGTACTGTTAAGACTGTGGTGCAATACTTCCTGGAGACGTATGGTTTCAATATTCAGCACACCACTTTACCTTGCTTGCAAGTCGGTAATCAGCAAAGGCCGAATTATCTCCCCATGGAG GTTTGTAAGATTGTTGAAGGACAACGCTACTCAAAACGACTGAATGAAAAACAAATAACTGCTCTACTGAAAGTGACTTGCCAGCGCCCTCAAGAGCGTGAGAAGGACATCTTGCAG ACTGTGCATCACAATGCATACTATGAAGATCCATATGCACAGGAATTTGGCATAAAAATAGATGAGCAACTTGCATCGGTTGAAGCTCGTGTTCTGCCTCCGCCAAGG CTTAAGTACCATGATAGTGGCAGAGAGAAGGATGTCTTACCCAGGGTCGGCCAAtggaacatgatgaacaag AAAATGGTCAATGGTGGTAGAGTCGGCCACTGGGCATGTATTAACTTCTCTCGGAATGTTCAAGATAATGCTGCCAAGGTTTTCTGTCATGAGTTGGCTATAATGTGCCAAATATCTGGAATG AACTTTGCACCTGAACCTGTGCTGCCCGTACTTAGTGCGAGGCCTGAACACGTGGAAAGAGCACTGAAGGCACGTTATCATGATGCCATGAACGCAAGCAAACCCCCGGGCAAAGAACTTGACCTGCTAATTGTTATACTGCCAGATAATAATGGTTCTCTTTATG GGGACCTTAAAAGAATTTGTGAGACTGAACTTGGATTGGTATCCCAGTGTTGTCTTACAAAACATGTTTTTAAGATGAGCAAGCAGTATCTTGCAAATGTAGCTCTCAAAATCAATGTTAAG GTGGGGGGAAGGAATACTGTTCTTGTGGATGCTTTGGCAAGGAGGATTCGCCTTGTTACCGACAGACCGACCATAATATTTGGTGCTGATGTTACACATCCCCACCCTGGAGAAGATTCTAGCCCTTCCATTGCAGCT GTGGTTGCTTCTCAAGACTGGCCTGAGATAACCAAGTACGCAGGATTAGTGAGTGCCCAAGCCCATAGGCAAGAGCTGATACAGGATCTTTTTAAAGTATGGCAAGATCCCCAAAGAGGAACTGTTACTGGTGGCATGATCAA GGAGCTTCTCATATCTTTCAAGAGGGCAACTGGACAGAAACCTCAGAGAATCATATTTTACAG GGATGGTGTCAGTGAGGGACAGTTCTATCAAGTTCTGTTGTTTGAACTTGATGCCATTCGTAAG GCCTGTGCATCCTTGGAGCCCAATTATCAGCCTCCAGTTACCTTTGTGGTTGTCCAGAAGCGTCATCACACCAGGCTTTTCGCTAACAATCACAATGATCAGCGTACTGTTGATAGAAGCGGGAACATACTGCCTG GCACCGTTGTTGACTCGAAGATCTGCCATCCGACAGAATTCGATTTCTACTTGTGCAGCCATGCTGGCATTCAG GGAACAAGCCGGCCTGCTCATTATCATGTTCTGTGGGACGAGAACAAATTTACTGCTGATGAGTTGCAAACTCTCACAAACAACTTGTGCTACAC ATATGCTCGATGCACCCGCTCCGTATCAATTG TTCCTCCCGCATATTATGCACATCTGGCAGCCTTCCGGGCTCGGTTCTACATGGAGCCGGACACCTCTGACAGCGGGTCCGTGGCTAGCGGTGCACGTGGTGGTCCTCCACAGGGCGGTCCACGCAGCAGCACCAGGTTCGGGAATGTTGCTGTCAGGCCTCTCCCTGCCCTCAAGGAAAACGTCAAGCGCGTCATGTTTTACTGCTAG